In 'Nostoc azollae' 0708, the following are encoded in one genomic region:
- a CDS encoding pentapeptide repeat-containing protein has translation MEVIKRLENYPIETSLSAIKALEHLVEVNPEYHWTIIDMLTKFVRNTTTNLCSQEVTGDSSANMRAVIQAAMTVIVRRDTNKDPENEQIDLSYTDLRGINLQNANLEKSNLYQANLSKVNLSGANLECAILSASNLSGANLNFVNLSGAILSAANLSGANLSGANLHRANLYLASLHDAILNDTMLDGANLREAKLNF, from the coding sequence ATGGAGGTTATCAAAAGACTGGAAAATTATCCAATAGAAACCAGTCTATCAGCAATTAAGGCTTTGGAGCATCTTGTTGAAGTTAATCCAGAATACCACTGGACAATTATAGATATGCTGACTAAGTTTGTGCGAAATACAACCACCAATCTATGCTCACAGGAAGTAACAGGTGATTCCTCGGCAAACATGCGAGCAGTAATTCAAGCAGCCATGACCGTAATAGTGAGAAGAGATACAAACAAAGATCCAGAAAATGAGCAGATTGACTTAAGTTATACAGACTTAAGGGGAATAAACTTACAAAATGCCAACCTAGAAAAAAGTAACCTTTATCAAGCGAATTTATCAAAGGTAAATCTTTCTGGTGCAAACCTAGAGTGTGCAATACTCAGTGCATCAAATCTCTCTGGTGCAAATCTCAATTTTGTCAATCTCTCTGGTGCAATACTCAGTGCAGCAAATCTCTCTGGTGCAAATCTTTCTGGTGCTAATTTACATCGAGCTAATCTATATTTAGCTAGTTTACACGATGCTATTTTGAATGATACCATGCTTGATGGAGCGAATTTAAGGGAAGCTAAGTTGAACTTTTAA
- a CDS encoding FAD-dependent oxidoreductase, translating to MLKKLVLIGGGHSHALVLRLFGNKPLSGVRLALITPDIYTPYSGMLPGHIAGFYSYSQCDIDLQSLSNFAHAQLCLDHVIGLDLKNRKVLCANQPTVDFDILSINISSTPTKLSVPGAVEYTIAAKPVAQFLEHWYQLQENAVRNPQKALNIAIVGGGDVELALSILAGVRKLEIYLFQSSKELMPSHHQSVRRIMRDILSNQDVKLHLGERVCEVVKLINKGLTIKCESGLMVTCDQVFWVTHASAGSWLKAAGIGTDDQGFILVNDNLQSVTHPHIFAAGDIAKMINYQLPKAGVFAVHKGNPLYENLRSMILGESLKPYKPQTAYFSLIVTGDGRVLANRAILPLPSHQLWWCWKDCIDRNFMAQSPHQ from the coding sequence ATGCTCAAAAAACTAGTGCTGATTGGTGGTGGTCATAGTCATGCCCTTGTATTGAGACTTTTTGGTAATAAACCTTTATCTGGAGTCAGATTGGCTTTAATTACACCAGATATATATACGCCATATTCAGGAATGTTACCCGGACATATTGCAGGATTTTATAGTTATTCACAGTGCGATATAGATTTGCAAAGTTTAAGCAATTTTGCTCATGCTCAGTTATGTCTTGATCATGTAATTGGACTGGATTTAAAAAATCGTAAAGTGCTTTGTGCTAACCAACCTACGGTAGATTTTGATATATTGTCTATTAATATTAGCAGTACACCTACAAAGTTGTCTGTACCAGGTGCAGTAGAATATACAATTGCTGCAAAACCTGTCGCGCAATTTTTAGAACATTGGTATCAATTACAGGAAAATGCAGTTAGGAATCCTCAAAAAGCTCTAAATATTGCCATTGTTGGTGGTGGTGATGTGGAATTGGCATTATCAATACTTGCCGGTGTGAGAAAATTGGAAATTTATTTATTTCAAAGTAGTAAAGAATTAATGCCAAGTCATCACCAATCAGTGCGACGAATTATGCGGGATATTTTAAGTAATCAAGATGTTAAATTGCATTTAGGTGAAAGGGTGTGTGAGGTTGTAAAGCTAATAAATAAGGGGCTGACAATTAAATGTGAATCTGGCTTAATGGTAACTTGTGATCAAGTGTTTTGGGTGACACACGCTTCAGCAGGAAGTTGGTTGAAGGCTGCGGGAATTGGTACTGATGACCAAGGTTTTATTTTAGTAAATGATAATTTGCAATCTGTGACGCATCCTCATATTTTTGCCGCAGGTGATATTGCCAAGATGATTAATTATCAATTACCGAAAGCTGGTGTATTTGCGGTGCATAAAGGCAACCCGCTGTATGAGAATTTACGAAGCATGATTTTAGGAGAATCTCTGAAACCATACAAACCCCAAACAGCTTATTTCAGCTTAATTGTTACAGGAGACGGACGTGTATTAGCTAATAGAGCCATTTTGCCCTTACCATCTCATCAGTTATGGTGGTGCTGGAAAGACTGTATTGATCGGAATTTTATGGCACAATCTCCCCATCAATAA
- a CDS encoding SDR family NAD(P)-dependent oxidoreductase translates to MGTALEKAGTSGDALDLYIFGNVLRAGHGHSLPRQAAFKIGMPDTINGYAVDMVCSSGMMSAIMYDRRSGSVVCISSISGEQGKLGQTNYAASKAAVIGLTKSLAREAAMYGVRVNAVAPGGLIETE, encoded by the coding sequence ATGGGTACAGCTTTAGAAAAGGCGGGAACTTCGGGGGATGCTTTAGACTTGTATATTTTTGGTAATGTACTCAGAGCCGGACATGGACACTCATTACCCCGTCAAGCAGCTTTCAAAATTGGGATGCCTGACACCATAAACGGTTATGCGGTGGATATGGTCTGTTCGTCGGGAATGATGAGCGCCATCATGTACGATCGCCGTTCTGGTTCAGTAGTTTGTATTTCCTCAATTTCCGGTGAACAAGGCAAGCTCGGTCAAACTAATTATGCAGCATCCAAAGCAGCGGTAATAGGCTTAACTAAATCCTTAGCCAGAGAAGCAGCCATGTATGGAGTGCGGGTAAATGCAGTAGCACCAGGAGGACTCATTGAAACCGAATAA